AATATataccagtttttttttttttgttattatcgTTTACACTTTAGTTGATGGtctaacatatatattagtctaCTGCAAAAGTTTTCAATCTGCACATAAAATTAAGGACtggtttatgattaattggttaTTGTATTATGCAAAAATCATGTACAACCAGCAACTGAGAAGTGCAGGAGTAGCCCATAACTACGGATTTTCTTGTTCAGAGGAGGGTTAAAAGGGTGTATGCCAACTGCCCAGATCGAGGTCTAATTAGCATTGAACTTGGACAAACTTTTCTGTaatcatttctaaaaaaaaaaattaaagtaaaataaattgaatttcttGTATAAGATTAGatcaatttatgtattttttgtgtttttttcatttaacttttctaaaagttaacgtggataagttaatttttacttaaaaagacAATGAAGGGATCATCAAGTGCAATCTAGGAATTTTTCATTACAGAATAAGAATTTAGCATCTATCAAGTTGGGTTGAAATGGACCGAATTACTTGGCAATAGTTTAGTGTCTGAATGATGTGGTACAGATAACATTggtatttattgaattttcccGTGTTTTAAGCATACGCAAAGAATGAAGGGCTTTGAATATCTATAATTGGATTTGCTTAGTTGAAAGCTAGGATGATTGAGAATCAGAGACACGCAACCTTCTTCCGTGATTgaagttttgaaacaaaaaaataaagaagggaATAAATTCCTTTGCATAATTAGTAGTTTCGTACCTTCTAATCTTGTAAGTCCATTCGGTTATGCCTAATTTTAAGTTCTTATCTCTTTGTATCTTCACCAATAATGCTAACATCATCTGAAAACATAATTGATTAgataagttatttattttaatgctgtgggtcttttaatttcttgtaaCTTTAAGTATTTTATACGAAAATTCATTCTaatactaaaattattaaaatgagtgtttaacttaattttacatatattataatacttaaaaatgttatttatagaataaatttgtttagtAATGATAAGTAACCACATATCATCCGTTctcgtgaaaaaaaaataaacaaacattatttaaagttaaatattatTGGAGATGCTCCAACTAGTAATGAACCATGATGCAATTATGAGGAATTGATTCCAAATAGTTCTTATACTTTAATATCTCTAGTACGTGACAAGTTGGACCTTATGAGGTTATGGGATTTTCTTAGCAAAGCATTACCATCACCAATTCATAAAAGCGTTTAATGGAAGCTGCACAGTGGTTGTAAAGTGTTACAATGTGATAGATGTTTCACAGTGGCTATGTGGTTGTGGAGAACTTATGCTATATTAATATACCCTTTCTCAATTGTATTGCTTCTCACTTCTCGAGGAACAAATGCTAGAAGAATTAAGAAACCCAGTTGAACAATAATGACAAAATACaactttgatctttttttttctatatcctttattttttttgaccatttttctttttgtttcttttaccaCTGAAACAAACATCTGGAATCTTTCGTCAAAGTGTTAGTCATTTGGTTGGTTACTTTCTCCGTTCAATTGTGCTGCAGCAATGGTACTCGCATGATCTGATCTTCATCTAAAGTGAAAGTTTAATATGATTCTCTTTTCTGGTCTCCGTTATTGGTGCTGATCTCTGTTTTGTCCTTATCAAGAATGAAATTATTCCTTCCAACTTCCCTCTCCAAAGCCTTTCAAAACTAATCTTTGGCAgctgcattgaaactaattctcTGAGTTTTATATGCATAATTACCCACGATAACTAAAATTATTAGAATGAATGGTATGGGATAGGAATGGATCTGTATGTAAGCAAAATACCAGACATATATATTGCAAAGAAATCAACCAGTCAAAGGCAACGGTTCATTTATCAacttaataagaaaataaaataaaataaagggtcTGTTACTTTGTCAAAGCATCTACTTTGGGTGACACAGATCCCATAATTAAGTATAGCAATTTTATTCCCAATAGACCATATCAGTTTCACAAACTAATCAGTGAttactttcaaataaaaaaaaagtagtcaAGTCAACCGCTACAGCTAAAGAAAAAGGCACTAAATAATAAGATGAGGTAATTGATCTTTCCCTTTGTTGCTTGTTTCTTGGTTTCTCCCTTTCTTATTCCAATCATTATTGtatcatcattaaaaaaattcattattggATCTTCGTTACTAATAATAAGATGAGgtaattgtattatattttagtaattaCTGGTACGTATTTGGCGTATTTGGCAGAATAATTAAATCAAGTCTCCAAGAAGGTTTTGTTAGATTATCAAATGAGTAATATTTCATATcaataacatataaataattatttttgtctatAAATGTATATAGCATTGATAAATTTGTATCCTGAAagatataaattcaaattttaatttccaaaaataaaaaaaatacgacaaaTTCATTTATCcattaattttcatttgataCCATTAATGAAAAAGTGAAACGAAAAGACGAAAATCTCACAAAAATTATTGTAACATGATTGTTGAATAGAATGGATCAAAATATCAGTAAGTTTTTATTGGATCAAAATGTATATAAGTTTTCATTGGACTAATTTATcatattctaaattttatttcatttaaggataaaatataattcaatctttattttcctcctttttttattgttacaaCCATAACattataacaaatttaaaaaataagaaaacaaacctgagttaaaataaacataataatattaattaatgttatttctgaaatttttaatatgatagtatcaatattatgtttattttaactcatgtttattttcttatttttttagtgtttaatgtaatgttatgcttataaataattatttttgtaacattTGTATGTGTCACATTAACTCTTTTAGGAATAGTCTCAAACGACAGAAATTAAGGAATAaactagaatttaaatttttaatttttcaaaaacgaaTTGTTTTAAGcactatatatttaaaaacgaaaaatatttatcctaaaagaaaaaaaaaatacatcaaatCAGTTACTCTACTTATCATACCATACATTTTTAGTGATTGTCAAGAGAATAAATATTAGCGAAGAGTTGCTATAGAAAATTGAAGGACAACAAACATCTGAATGGCGATTCAAATCCTTAAACAGTTTTCCCAAACTCTGAGACCAAAACCTTGGACTctgttcttctctttctcttgttcAAACGATGCTTCCCAGAGTTTAGTGACAGACGCTGTTTCCATTCTCACCCATCACCGTTCCAAGTCACGTTGGAGCAATCTCCGTTCAGCGTGCCCCAACGGCATCACCCCCGCCGAGTTTTCCGAAATTACCCTCCACATCAAGAACAAACCCCAACTCGCCCTTCGCTTCTTCCTTTGGACCAAATCCAAATCCCTCTGCAACCACAACCTCGCCTCGTACTCCTCCATCATCCACCTCCTCGCACGTGCGCGCCTCTCCTCACACGCTTACGACCTCATCCGAACCGCAATTCGCGCTTCCCACCAAAACGACGAGGAAAATTGTCGTTTCAACTCGCGGCCTCTGAACCTCTTCGAAACCCTCGTTAAAACCTACCGAGACTCCGGGTCCGCTCCCTTCGTCTTCGATTTGTTGATCAAGGCGTGTTTGGATTCCAAAAAACTTGACCCTTCTATTGAGATCGTTCGAATGTTGCTCTCTCGCGGGATCAGCCCTAAAGTTAGCACCTTGAATTCTTTGATTTCTAGGGTTTGTAAAAGTCGAGGGGTGGATGAAGGGTATGCAATTTACCGCGAGTTTTTTCGGTTGGATGAGGAAAACAacgaaatttctaaaagggGTTCTGGTTTTAGAGTCACCCCTAATGTCCATACTTATAATGATTTGATGCTGTGCTGTTACCAAGATGGTTTGGTGGAAAGGGTGGAGAAGATTTGGATTGAAATGAAGTGTAACTATAAACCCAATGCTTATAGCTATAGTGTGTTGATGGCTACTTTTTGTGATGAAGGGAGAATGGGGGATGCAGAAAAGTTGTGGGAAGAGTTGAGAAGTGAGAAAATTGAGCCTGATGTTGTTAGTTATAATACTATCATTGGTGGGTTTTGTACGATTGGAGATGTTGGAAGGGCTGAGGAATTTTTCAGGGAAATGGCTGTGGCTGGTGTTGGCACCACTGCTTCAACTTATGAGCATCTTGTGAAGGGGTATTGTAATATTGGGGATGTTGATTCGGCTGTTCTTGTTTATAAGGATATGGCTAGGAGCGATTTAAGGCCTGATGCATCAACCCTTGACGTAATGATTAGGTTGCTTTGTGATAAGGGTAGGGTTCGGGAATCTCTGGAGTTTGTGAGGTGTGCAGTTggtaaatttgatttgattccaATGGAAAAGAGTTATGAGGCCTTGATAAAGGGGTTGTGTTTTGATGGGAGGATGGAAGAAGCGTTGAAGGTTCAGGCAGAGATGGTTGGAAAAGGTTTCCAACCGAATTCTGAAATATATGGTGCTTTTGTTGATGGATATGTTAGACATGGGAACGAGGAGATGGCAGAAGCTTTGAGGAAAGAAATGCTCCAAAATCAGATGCAGAGCTAACAGAATAATAGCTTTTGTACTTTGCCAAATCTggtgaaaataattttcttgtaCGATTCTGTGGCCATCCTGAGTGAACTTGTTGGGGGGGGTGATGATGAACTGTATATCCTGATTTGTTTTTATGCTCAGGTGTGGTTGATAATAGTGGTTATCTCCCGATAATCAACGTAAGATAAATGGCATTACACATTGAAACAACGCTGTCAAATGCTGATTGAACACAAGTGTAGcacatttttttgtaaaattctgTTCTTAGTGCATTGGATGCAGTTAAAGCCAAATTACTTGTCTTAATATTCCCACAGTATATTTTGGATGTCAAAAGCAGGCTTTTAAAGGATACCGTATCCCAGGAATTTAATTTGCTTTGTAGCAGCAGAAATGACGATTTATTTTGTTATCTGGTGTCGCGTAATGATCATACTGTAATTCATAAATTCAACTGTTGATTTTTTGTATCTGCTATGAAGCTGAGCATGACTTTCATTGGACTCAAGATGTACTTTGCTCCTGTGTACGGTTCAACATTGAGCTCCTCTATACTTTGAACTTTTCCAAATACAAGTTACATGAGTTTTGTAACTATAAATATACAACATTTAAAATCCTGCCCCCCTGATATTTCTCATGCTATAATTGAAGGggcaaaaatacaaaataaataatgattaatCTAATAACTTTACAGGGGAGTTAAATGAGAATCACAGAGGGTAATAGCCAAAGGTTAAATAGAGAGGATGCCATAGATAGAAACCATGACAAAAAAGCCATAACTGCAGATATCCTGTACCTGCTACAAAGCTTTGGAGGGCAAAAAGACCCATGGGTGTTGAGAAGGAGATCCACAACACTAGCTGTTGAGCAAGCTGCTGCTAGTATGAGGGTTGATAATACCTATAACAAATAAACATGAGTCACTTAACGGATGGTTGCCAATATGTATCTCCATCAACTAATAGATAACACTTGGATCAGAAACTACATACCCAATCTCCCACAACGATAATCAACAGTATTCCTGGTTGACGAATGGGGCATTTGACCAGAACGGAATATCCATCTACTAATGCTAATGTGAAACTCCATGGTATGACCAACCCCATAATTGTCACCAAATAGCTAGGACATGGATAGTGGAgacaaaaataagataattaattaacagaaaaatcaacaaattcaaTTATGCTAATGATGCCTGCTCAGCTCCTGCCATTTATGTGATGCAAATAACAGAAGCAGAATTTTAAGCATATTTAACAAGTGATAGAGAAGATTATCAATAAAAGATTCAAATGTGCTGACAACCTGAACTGCGGCTTTGTTGAGTAAATGGTGAGATGGGAGAAAAAGTAATTTCCGTTGAAATTCACAAAATGTGCTTGACAATTTAATAatacaaatcaagcttttgtttTAGAATTCAATAGTTTCATAAAGCTTCTCTTAAGAACTAATAACAACGGCTTTCTTGCTGATATAATTCTTTGCTCTCTAGGAGAAGAATTTATAatgatttcataataaatttagatgagtgtgtgtgtgcgtatatatatatatattcttttgtcACTTATCACAAATAGGATCGATCAAGATCACTGTGATGCCATTTCATTATACCGACCAGTTCTTAACACTATATATGCAAACAGAGATTTGGTGCTTAAGTAGATTGGATCATTATATAAAATACTGATTTTAGTAGCAATTTGATCATAGTAAAGAAATATCAATAGAATAACGAAATTCAAAATCCTTCTGTCTCATCGCTGGGTGCAAAACAATAGCCAAAGGGTGGAGGAAAAGTTAAAGGTAAACAACTGAATTAATTCTCTTCCGCCACTCCATAGAGAATAAGTTGACTGCTCTAAGATTAAGCAACCTGACGCTAAAAAGTTGAAAAGTCTACTCGAAGAGGAAACTTGCTAAGAAATATATCATCCACCAATATCATCTTTggcataaaattaattactccTTTTCCTgtttttgagctgaatgaacTCAATGACCAAAATCACCCTtggcataaaattaattattctttttcctGTTTTTGAGCTGAATAAACTCAATGCTAGATGAGATGATCTAtgaataacatatatatatggaGGAAAAAGAAGCATTAGAGCGGCTAAAACACTGCAGAATGGCGGGgagaaaggagaaagaaaaaggtaCCAGAAAGCCGTGTAGCTGTAGAATTCAACCCCCAGAGACATAAAGAGAAGGGAAGCAGAAGAGAACATGGTCTGGCCCAATCTCAGACTGAAGCTAGCGCTGGTGCCCACAGAGCCAGGTAATTCATCCATTAACTAATTGCATGAGATGTATACTAGTACTCTACAATTCTATTTCTTGATTTTCGGCTTTCCTTGTGATATTCCACTATCATATTCCTCCTTCAAGTTCAAACCAAACTCCTCTTGTCATCAACGACGTTTACATCTTTCAGCTGAAACCTTCTCGTGGTTCAAAAACATCATCTATACCAGTTAAGATCTCACTACTCCCAATGTTTGTACTAAGTTCTTGACCCCTATTATCCCTTGTGCAAATAATGAAACAAGACAAggaagaaaggaaaggaaatcCAATATGTAATAAGGACATGGGGTTGCACTTTATGACAACGAAGACCTCACTCTTCCAAATAGAAACTTCATGACAGAGAATTTCCGGCAAGTTTATGTTAGGTGCAAGTTTGGACTTTGTGACAAGGCTTTTTCTGTCTGCTGTTTGAGCAATAATGTTGTTGCTTTAATTAGGATGGTGGTGTGTTGACACATGGGCTACTTCGTTTTTCGGTGGCAGGTCCTTGGTGCCGCTAAATATGAGATAGATTTCTTTGACATGACTTTAATGGGGTGAGTCCTAACTTTTTCTGTTTATAGCAGAAACGTTTTGCCTTCTCCACTCTAGCCTCATCATGGTGGAAAGAATAGAagagtaaaatatttttggatGAGATATGTTCAAAAGGGTGatcaaaagatgtttttttttttttttttgctttaagatATGAtccttttttgttgtttatttttatattatattcgatggttttttgttgtttatttttatattatattcgaTGGTTTTTTGTTGCTTATATGGTTTTGAACGGTCGTTAGTCTTGGTTGATAGGGACCAGACAAGACAAGAGAAGCATCTGTGTCCAAAATGAATTTATGAATGGGAATGACTAGCGGCAAATTGTGTACCAGTACTTTGAGGGAACTCGGATTCGCCATTTGTCAAACCAGTATTGTGCCCATTTTCATTGGAAAATGATGTGATCATGTGATGCAATGCAAGTGGTAACGAGGAGGAGAAACTAGAATTGTGTTGGGGGACAAAAGGCTATAAGCCTATAAGGACTATCGGTGTTGGAGTCTCACCTTAGCTTGTGAACTGTGAAGCTTTACTTCGTCAAGGCGTAAAGGTTGTGAGGAGACAAAGTGAGAGTGGAAGATAATAGGTTAGAagagaaaagatgaaaaatagagGTAATTTGATTGAAAAGAAATTATGTAAAGGAACGTAgtttttatctattttcattCAGATCtcaattttattaagaaaatttttaagtgtgaaactcatgattttttttaaaaaataaatcacatcTCTTCTCAACCAAATCAACCCTTCATGCACATTTCTCCtcccttttttgcctttttttccTCCTCTCCTTAATTTGACCCAAACCAAATCATTCCCAAgtgataaataaacaaaaatggtACACTAAATGCAACATCCCCATATGTGCAAAGTATTTACCTATTTTACCAGTAACTAAGTTTTGCGAAAAAAAAACTAGACAAATAATAAGATCTCTCCTcccaatcaatttttttcatctacATAACTTAATGCAAAACCTTATTTAAAAGACCTAAGTTCAATTTCACTTAAACTAACGTGTTGGTTAACGtattaacaaattaaagaaaattgtatttATATACTTCCTGCTTCGCTCTAtcaatttttatggataaaacaCAAGAAAGAAACCATTATTCTTGAAAACCAAATCGACTGTTCACATTAGTTCAATCATGAACCAAGCTACCAACCGTTCCCGTCACATGGCTACTCTGTAAACATTAATGATATGTTTGGacaaagaggaagaaaataaataaaaataatataaataataatactttttatttaattaaaggaaatataaaagagaaaaaaaattaacttttaaaaatagtagatttttcttctcattctttttctcttcaatccaaattttaaataaaaaaaatcccttcATTCTCTTTTCTTTGGGAACATGTTGGTAAGATAGGCAAGTGGccgaatcaacaaaaaaatccgTTTTTCCCTCGGGGCCTCACCTTTTTTTCCTGTTGAGTATATTTgacagaaattttgaaaatagaaagctaattttttaataaacattatataacttaataatttttaaaataataaagattatatattaaaaaattaatctttt
The nucleotide sequence above comes from Glycine soja cultivar W05 chromosome 11, ASM419377v2, whole genome shotgun sequence. Encoded proteins:
- the LOC114377154 gene encoding pentatricopeptide repeat-containing protein At2g15980 yields the protein MAIQILKQFSQTLRPKPWTLFFSFSCSNDASQSLVTDAVSILTHHRSKSRWSNLRSACPNGITPAEFSEITLHIKNKPQLALRFFLWTKSKSLCNHNLASYSSIIHLLARARLSSHAYDLIRTAIRASHQNDEENCRFNSRPLNLFETLVKTYRDSGSAPFVFDLLIKACLDSKKLDPSIEIVRMLLSRGISPKVSTLNSLISRVCKSRGVDEGYAIYREFFRLDEENNEISKRGSGFRVTPNVHTYNDLMLCCYQDGLVERVEKIWIEMKCNYKPNAYSYSVLMATFCDEGRMGDAEKLWEELRSEKIEPDVVSYNTIIGGFCTIGDVGRAEEFFREMAVAGVGTTASTYEHLVKGYCNIGDVDSAVLVYKDMARSDLRPDASTLDVMIRLLCDKGRVRESLEFVRCAVGKFDLIPMEKSYEALIKGLCFDGRMEEALKVQAEMVGKGFQPNSEIYGAFVDGYVRHGNEEMAEALRKEMLQNQMQS
- the LOC114377156 gene encoding CASP-like protein 5C1, producing MDELPGSVGTSASFSLRLGQTMFSSASLLFMSLGVEFYSYTAFCYLVTIMGLVIPWSFTLALVDGYSVLVKCPIRQPGILLIIVVGDWVLSTLILAAACSTASVVDLLLNTHGSFCPPKLCSRYRISAVMAFLSWFLSMASSLFNLWLLPSVILI